The segment aatatgaaatcatttcaaaattattataaattaataaatgctttatcttaaatttaaatcatattatttttaattctagatttttcttaaatttttttatatgtgtatatatatatggatacgCTTCCAACATATACCCGtttcctaattttttaaaaaatatcacttATACGCTTCCATACGGTTTCACTTCCATCCGTTTCTGTTTCTATGTACCTGCTTATGTTTCCAGGTACGTAGGTAAATTTAATATAGCCCTTACCATTGGAGACTTGAAGTTTTGGaatcaattataaaaaaaatctaaaaaaacaaCTCAATTAAATCGAAGATATGCATAaccccacttattctacacctctcaataTAATGGATAACATTATACATTCTtcatataaaatcattaaatgTTAAGATTGGCAAACGAATATAATAAAAACCAATACAAAAGCAAACATCACActtcaaacaaaatatgaaaaatagaaatacaaTATAGTTTCATGTTGATCATTTCTCTGCCTCAGTCTCACCGGAGAGTTCTTCGAGGGATTTTCCTTTGGGCTCAGGGACAAGGAAGGTGAAGAGCATACCGACAAAGTTGATGACACCAAGCATGATCAGTGAGTTCTTGACTCCAATGCCCGGTGGATATCCTGCGTCCGTCTTGGTCTTGTCCTGTGGCTGAGCTGCGTATAGGAACCCAAAAGCTCCCACGATGGCTCCAGCCTTACCTGTTGCAGCTGATATTCCATGGCACGTAGACCTTAGCCTAGCCGGGAAGATCTCAGCTGGTACAATGAAGGTGGTTGCATTTGGTCCAAAATTGGCGAAGAAGAAAGTTAGAGAGTACATAGCCACGAATCCGATACGGTTGTCTGGTTTGATCCAATGGTCGTAAGGGAAGGCGATGGCAAACATAAAGACGGTCATCATGAAGAATCCCATCAGTTGGATAGCAAATCTTCCCATGATATCAATAAACGCAACCGTGAACCAGTAACCAGGGACAGTACTGCAGAGCGCGATGAGAGTTTGAGCCCTCGCAATCTTGAAAACCTCATGGATGGCGTTCATGGTGGATGCCTTTGGGATCCATCCAATAGCCGAGAAGATATCCTTTTGGAATAAGTTTTGGCTGTAAAAGGCAATGTCAAGCAAAAACCAAGTGGAGGTACATCCTAGGAGGGGAAGACCATGGCGTTTAAGGAATTCCTTGGAGAACAAGCCATAGTTAAGTCTAGGGTCCTTAAGGATATCTTCATCCCTCTCCTCCATTTCAAGCTCCACTTGTAAGACCTTGGACATATCTTGTGTGGCCTGTTTTAGGTTTTTGGCCACCAAAGCGGTGTAACGAGCAGTTTCGGGCATCTTCATACGCCAGTAGTAAGTCAAGGCTGCGGGTAGAGCACCAAACATGACAATGATTCGCCAAATGTAATCAGCTTGTGGAGGCGTTGAGAGAGCCCTGTTAACTGCATAGGTCGGCGATGGAAACTTCTTGTCGAATATGGAAGATACTGCTAAACCCACAAAACCTCCGGCCAAGATCCCGATGCCTTGCATAGCAAACACAGCAGCTATGAAAGCACCACGGGTCTTCTTGTTTGCGTATTCAGACATGATGGTGGCAGAAAGAGGGTAGTCACCTCCGATACCGAATCCTAGCCAAAACCTTAACGAAATTTGTTTATATGTCAATatgtctattttttaaaaaaaaaataaagatgtaAGGTTTAATCtaaatataatcataaaaaggAATTTCTGCTATGaaattattagtaaattatGATGAGAATTGTACCTGAAGAAGCAGAGGGTGGTCATGACACCCTTGGCTTTGTTTCCGAAGGAGAGACCCGAAGCTACGGAGCACAAAATCATCATGATTAAAGTGACACCGTACACTTTTTTCCTTCCGAGCTTGTCACCAAGCCATCCGAAGAAGAGCTGACCAGCAAGGGTTCCACAAAGAGCCACACCATTGACAGCGGCCGCGACATGAGGAGGAAGTGAGCCAGGCTTCTCTGACAACGGATTGAAGTAGTAGATGCGGCCAAGGAGCTTGGTCACCAAGGAAACGCAGAACAGATCGTATGCATCGGTAAAGAAGCCCATCCCAGCGATGACAATTGCCGTGAAATGGTAAAGTTGCGTCTTCGCAACATCGAGTGCCTTGAGCACTCCTAGTTGTTCTTCAGCCATTGCCTTGAGTTCTATGACCAAACAAGGTAAATAATCGAATATTTCATTTAATCATTTTCTATACgaggaaaaaaaactaaaagcattaatattttttaaagaatatgGTACGTTCTACTTTGtacgaaaaaaaaattgaaggaaAAGGCTAACATACTAACTTGATAAGGTATAAAATAAATTCGACCGAGGCAAGTAATATTCACCTTAATCAGCTTTGAATGAGATTAAGAACTTATATGGAGAGTTAGAGGGACGACTGGGAGAGAAGATATGTGGTGATTAGAAATGAACAATTATTGTGGCAATTTAtagagaagatgagaaagaaaTGCAAGCAACGTGATTGCCTGCATCTTCTTGGATTTTTAATTTGCTTGTAGTCCATTTGAATTTAAGACAATATTTAACATATTGGCATTGGTTAGCCGCAAAACAATAGCTTTTGTGTAATTCATAATTCGATAAACCAGACCCGTTTGATACCagtattttttgtttggaaCCAGTATTTAATAATCAATTatcaacattatttttttataatcatgATAAAaccctaatatatatatatataattatttatgtttttacaaTCTTTTGATCTATTCATTGAAAATACAAAGGTAATATGTGTATATAAACTTTGTTGTGTGTTTCCTTGTAAAAatattcttcatattttatttttctttgtaaacTATTATTATTCATATTTTTCATTAGTTTAAACTATCGCTTTTACCTTTAGATCTCAAACAATAAATATCTGAAGTAAACATTTCCTTTGATTTcgttattactttttttttttaaaatatatatattaattcaacCCGAAATCGGGAATTAGATTCGGTTACAAACAGGTTTTGAACAAAATTTCCAAAGTTAAACTATTACAAACTAGCTTCGCCCGCCCTCTAAACCCGACACATTCTGCTAGTCCGTTTTTCGAAATTCTCTAGAATTGGTTACTGTTCTCTACTATTGACGATGATCCCAAAAAGGTAAGGTTCTTCTTGTTTCCTCGGATGCCGGGATTTCTCAAGTCGTCTCCAGAGTAGCTAGCTCCCAACGAGTTATTACGGAACGGCCCCAACCCCTTATGAGAAACACAAAATGATAAAATCGCAGGTACATAAATACATTGATGATGGAAATGAATCTAAGATGAAAATTAGTATCTGGGACATGAAAGCTTATAAATAGTATTCTGTGTAGTGGGACATGAGAGGACATTATTACTATTTATGGTAAATGTATACTGCTATAAATAAAATTGCATGCAAATGcggtttttaaaaatacatataaaaaaagctagtttctattattattttcgaaaacagTTAGATCTGCGTATTAAACTCAGAAAAGAGGTCCCCAGCACCATTCCTCTTTTCTTTATGCCTTCTCAATTAAAATGTATGTAATTTGTAAATATCGGTTGGTTAAAATTTTTATACAGATTCACAAGTCATCTATTTTGAGCTGAACAAACATTTCATATTTGTGTGACTTTAACATTAAAATTAACACAAACTTCAAATTTTGATAAACTTgacaatttttattagttactCTACACATGTATTGAAAGATTATGATCTATACTTAAATTACTTCACCTGATCCCTAGTATATGTAGCATCTATTAAAAGAATTTGTATTAGTTCGAAGTCtagataaaaatgataatatcgCAACTTATCTCTAATTTAAGTGACGAAATTTGTAGTTTGTCCCGTTGGATATTACAAACATAAATGACACTATTTGTAACCAATAATGaccaattaatatatatatatatatatatatatatatatatatgtttgattccAACTTTGAAATTATTGCATTTGAAGATAAAGTAAATTTAGTTTAGTATTTTACATATTAACGAAtgtaatatttatgaaaatatcgTTTGATTGGTGGTAAAGTTGAATacttaagaaaatgaaaaagtaaaatttcCTCTTATGCAATATATGATGCAATTTAATTCAAATAAGGAGTGGTAAAAGTTCTTATTATTAACCGTTTTGTTTGGAATTTGGATTATAAGCTATCCTAATGTCAACATAAGTCGAGTAGTTACAAAtttcttcatctttttttttttggatggaATCGTTCAACTCTAACAGTTGACATTTGAGGAGTGACAATCTGGATACATATAGGCATGAAGATTAATCATCAATTAGCAAAAGTCAAAACCattattaaaacaaagcatATTCGAAAAACATAGGATATTCGGAAGAACTTATGGAGATGTAttcaatttaatatataaagttgAACTTAGTTGCCATCATATATCCatagtaaatattttaaaatcagtcGATCCAACTCAAACCAATTAAATATCTGTGTGTGTAtgatattgtttaatttaagtTACGTTATTTATTAGTTTCTCTTTGTAAACtgatttttgagaattttatatgGAGACTTTGTTCAGCTATGTACAAAAAATGTTTGAAATGGTCATAAACATATCGTTGTTATGCAAGAGGTAGACATGTATTAACGAAATATAAACATATCGTGTTACAAAAGTAAGCAATCAACTCCATAACAATGCCAACCAAGTATTGATTGATCTTTCACAAAAAAACAAACGCAGAGGTGAACAATTACAAAATACAAACATCACATCACCCAtcggaaaaaaaaacagtaaattGCACAAGAAGATTTAAATAAGcggaaacaacaaaaataattgaCAATATGACAGCTTAATCATTTCTCAACCTCAGTCTCACCGGAGAGCTCTTCAAGGGACTTTCCCTTGGGTTCAGGGACAAGGAAGGTGAAGAGCATACCGACAAAGTTAATGACACCAAGCATGATCAGAGAGTTCTTGACTCCGATGCCCGGTGGATATCCTGCATCCGTCTTGGTCTTGTCCTGTGACTGAGCTGCGTATAGGAACCCGAAAGCTCCCACGATGGCTCCAGCCTTGCCTGTCGCAGCTGATATCCCATGGCACGTCGATCTTAGCCTGGCCGGGAATATCTCAGCTGGGACAATGAAAGTGGTTGCATTTGGTCCAAAGTTAGCAAAGAAAAAGGTGAGTGAGTACATAACAACGAAACCGATACGATTGTCCGGTTTGATCCAGTGGTCGTAAGGGAAGGCAATCGCAAACATAAAGACGGTCATCATGAAGAAACCCATTAGCTGAATCGCAAACCTTCCCATAATATCAATAAATGCAACCGTGAACCAATAGCCGGGGACGGTACTGCAAAGTGCAATGAGTGTTTGTGCCCTAGCAATCATGAAAACCTCGTGGATTCCGTTCATGGTTGCTGCCTTTGGGATCCATCCAATAGCC is part of the Brassica rapa cultivar Chiifu-401-42 chromosome A09, CAAS_Brap_v3.01, whole genome shotgun sequence genome and harbors:
- the LOC103839244 gene encoding probable inorganic phosphate transporter 1-3, translating into MAEEQLGVLKALDVAKTQLYHFTAIVIAGMGFFTDAYDLFCVSLVTKLLGRIYYFNPLSEKPGSLPPHVAAAVNGVALCGTLAGQLFFGWLGDKLGRKKVYGVTLIMMILCSVASGLSFGNKAKGVMTTLCFFRFWLGFGIGGDYPLSATIMSEYANKKTRGAFIAAVFAMQGIGILAGGFVGLAVSSIFDKKFPSPTYAVNRALSTPPQADYIWRIIVMFGALPAALTYYWRMKMPETARYTALVAKNLKQATQDMSKVLQVELEMEERDEDILKDPRLNYGLFSKEFLKRHGLPLLGCTSTWFLLDIAFYSQNLFQKDIFSAIGWIPKASTMNAIHEVFKIARAQTLIALCSTVPGYWFTVAFIDIMGRFAIQLMGFFMMTVFMFAIAFPYDHWIKPDNRIGFVAMYSLTFFFANFGPNATTFIVPAEIFPARLRSTCHGISAATGKAGAIVGAFGFLYAAQPQDKTKTDAGYPPGIGVKNSLIMLGVINFVGMLFTFLVPEPKGKSLEELSGETEAEK